The following proteins come from a genomic window of Pseudomonas sp. MAG733B:
- a CDS encoding PAS domain-containing methyl-accepting chemotaxis protein, which translates to MFNLHHKADLLEIERFSCALTEANAKLAAVSRSMAMIEFTPDGIVLDANENFCVAMGYSVDEVRGKHHRIFCEEAFYRSEQYAKLWRDLARGEPVSGTFSRLNKAGKEIWLEASYMPVFGPDRQVHSVIKVATDITARVNKEHENESMLAAIGRSMAVIEFSPDGRVITANENFLKTMQYSLNEVVGQHHSLFCHRAEAESQAYRNFWASLNRGEYHSHRFERKNKQGQTIFLEASYNPLFDAKGRLYKVVKFASDITQQMTTLQTAAESAHSTSVQNDVCARKGSEVVQQTVQIIQDISKDLNEAALSIDAVSKQSDIIGTIVQTIRGIADQTNLLALNAAIEAARAGEHGRGFAVVADEVRSLAARTSQATLEIVDVVRKNHDLSLSAVSSMQSSLSRTGLGVELANEAGEVILEIQQGSRHVVDAISQFNSTLQLN; encoded by the coding sequence ATGTTTAACCTTCATCACAAAGCTGACCTGCTTGAGATCGAACGCTTTAGCTGCGCGCTGACCGAGGCCAATGCCAAGTTGGCGGCCGTCAGCCGTTCGATGGCGATGATTGAGTTCACGCCGGATGGCATCGTGCTCGATGCCAACGAAAATTTTTGCGTCGCCATGGGTTACAGCGTCGACGAGGTGCGCGGCAAACATCACCGGATATTCTGCGAAGAGGCGTTTTATCGCAGCGAGCAGTACGCGAAATTGTGGCGTGACCTGGCTCGTGGAGAACCAGTCAGCGGCACTTTTTCTCGGTTGAACAAGGCCGGCAAGGAAATCTGGCTCGAGGCCAGTTACATGCCGGTGTTTGGCCCCGACCGGCAGGTACACAGCGTGATCAAGGTCGCTACCGACATCACGGCAAGGGTCAACAAGGAACACGAAAACGAAAGCATGCTCGCCGCCATTGGCCGCTCCATGGCGGTGATCGAGTTCAGTCCGGATGGCCGGGTAATCACCGCCAACGAAAACTTCCTGAAGACCATGCAGTATTCACTCAACGAAGTGGTCGGTCAGCATCACAGTCTGTTTTGTCATCGCGCTGAAGCCGAGTCCCAGGCCTACCGAAATTTCTGGGCCTCGCTCAATCGCGGTGAATATCACTCGCACCGTTTCGAGCGCAAGAACAAGCAAGGTCAGACAATCTTCCTCGAAGCCTCCTACAACCCGTTGTTCGACGCCAAGGGCCGGCTGTACAAAGTGGTGAAATTCGCCAGTGACATCACCCAGCAGATGACCACCCTGCAAACCGCCGCTGAATCGGCCCACAGCACCTCGGTGCAAAACGACGTCTGTGCACGCAAGGGTTCGGAGGTGGTGCAGCAGACGGTGCAGATCATCCAGGACATTTCCAAAGACCTGAACGAAGCGGCGCTGAGCATCGATGCCGTAAGCAAACAGTCCGACATCATCGGCACCATCGTGCAGACCATCCGCGGCATTGCCGATCAGACCAACCTGCTGGCGCTCAACGCCGCGATCGAAGCGGCCCGCGCCGGTGAGCATGGGCGTGGATTCGCAGTGGTGGCCGACGAAGTACGCAGTCTCGCCGCACGCACCAGCCAGGCGACGCTGGAGATCGTCGACGTGGTGCGCAAGAACCATGACTTGTCATTGAGTGCGGTGTCGAGTATGCAATCGAGCTTGAGTCGAACGGGGCTCGGAGTGGAACTGGCGAACGAGGCGGGGGAGGTGATCCTGGAGATTCAGCAGGGCTCGCGACATGTGGTGGATGCGATCAGCCAGTTCAACTCGACGTTGCAGTTGAATTAA
- a CDS encoding methyltransferase: MKPALLAVTLTALLAPVFSHAAAPTVSAEEYAKVLAGSWRAPENVARDGYRHPQQSLQFFGLGPKQTVIEITPGNGWYSELLAPLLKDNGHYIAAVQAPTVSDYARKNEEKLKSKFAAVPAQYTKAQVLEFDPKAPAFGQPGSADTVLTFRNVHNWVLADTAPLMFQAFFKVLKPGGVLGVVDHRAKDGASLEDIKHSGYLTTDYVVKMATDAGFKLEAQSEINANPKDTKDYPEGVWTLPPALTLGEKDRAKYVAIGESDRMTLRFVKPAK, encoded by the coding sequence ATGAAACCTGCTCTTCTGGCTGTGACGCTGACCGCTTTGCTCGCTCCTGTTTTCAGCCATGCCGCCGCACCAACCGTGTCCGCCGAGGAATACGCCAAGGTATTGGCCGGCAGTTGGCGTGCACCGGAAAACGTCGCGCGTGATGGTTACCGTCACCCGCAACAGAGCTTGCAGTTTTTTGGCTTGGGGCCGAAGCAGACGGTCATTGAAATCACCCCCGGCAACGGCTGGTACAGCGAATTGCTGGCACCGTTGCTCAAGGACAATGGCCATTACATCGCGGCGGTCCAGGCGCCGACGGTCAGTGATTACGCACGCAAGAACGAAGAGAAGCTGAAGAGCAAATTCGCTGCGGTTCCCGCTCAGTACACCAAGGCCCAAGTGCTTGAGTTCGATCCGAAAGCCCCGGCATTCGGCCAACCGGGCTCGGCGGACACCGTGCTGACCTTTCGCAACGTGCACAACTGGGTGCTGGCGGACACCGCGCCGCTGATGTTCCAGGCCTTCTTCAAAGTGCTCAAACCGGGTGGCGTGCTCGGCGTGGTGGATCACCGGGCCAAGGACGGGGCATCACTGGAGGACATCAAGCACAGCGGCTACCTGACCACCGATTACGTGGTGAAAATGGCGACCGATGCGGGTTTCAAGCTTGAGGCGCAGAGCGAAATCAACGCCAACCCCAAGGACACCAAGGATTATCCCGAAGGCGTGTGGACCTTGCCGCCAGCGCTGACACTGGGCGAGAAGGATCGGGCGAAATATGTGGCGATTGGCGAGTCGGACCGGATGACGTTGCGGTTCGTCAAACCTGCGAAATAA
- a CDS encoding GNAT family N-acetyltransferase — MPDTQFTQLDEPLWPLMNKFYRAHQSSMKAVRDAQLWVARRNVIVGALCLRPVSGGHWLTGLFVDPSCRDQGIAAALITAAVKDCELPVWLFCHPDLRGFYERRGFTFDPPMPYAMVERLSRYARSKPMIAMGLEPLVRSTVDNV, encoded by the coding sequence ATGCCCGACACGCAATTCACCCAACTCGATGAGCCGCTTTGGCCATTGATGAACAAGTTTTACCGCGCCCATCAATCGTCGATGAAAGCGGTTCGCGATGCGCAATTGTGGGTCGCCCGGCGCAATGTAATCGTCGGCGCGTTGTGCTTGCGTCCGGTCTCCGGCGGGCATTGGCTGACCGGTTTGTTTGTCGATCCGTCGTGTCGCGATCAAGGGATTGCCGCCGCGTTGATCACGGCGGCGGTGAAGGATTGCGAATTGCCGGTGTGGCTGTTCTGTCATCCGGACTTGCGTGGTTTTTATGAGCGTCGCGGATTTACGTTTGATCCGCCGATGCCCTACGCGATGGTCGAGCGTTTGAGTCGTTATGCCCGCAGCAAGCCGATGATCGCCATGGGCTTAGAACCGTTGGTTAGGTCGACTGTCGATAATGTGTGA
- a CDS encoding PhnD/SsuA/transferrin family substrate-binding protein, translating into MTQHLAEFLMYVAPVPIRQANERWLARILERLGTTRRNAEGLSLTDLWLSPHLLLTQTCGYPLMTALRGQVRVLGRPRYELPDSSGGNHCSLLLSRADDQRRTLADFHGSRGVINGEDSNSGMNLLRHRLAPLHRDGQFFAEVGISGSHRESLRWLREDLADLAAIDSVTFAYLARYAEAEVSGLRVVVRSAFSPTLPYITAAGVSIEQAEEIRRVMNQTLGELPEVAQILGLQEVLPAREADYEVVLDYQREAVALGYGRLR; encoded by the coding sequence ATGACACAACACCTCGCCGAATTCCTGATGTACGTCGCCCCCGTGCCCATCCGCCAGGCCAACGAGCGCTGGCTGGCGCGCATCCTCGAACGGCTGGGCACCACGCGCCGCAACGCCGAAGGCCTGTCACTGACCGACCTCTGGCTATCCCCGCACTTACTGCTGACGCAAACCTGTGGCTACCCGCTGATGACTGCCTTGCGCGGTCAGGTCCGGGTACTCGGCCGCCCGCGCTATGAACTGCCGGACAGCAGCGGCGGCAACCATTGCAGCCTGCTGCTGAGTCGCGCCGATGATCAGCGGCGAACCCTGGCGGACTTTCACGGCAGCCGTGGCGTGATCAATGGCGAAGACTCCAACAGCGGCATGAACCTGCTGCGTCATCGCCTGGCGCCGCTGCATCGGGACGGGCAGTTTTTTGCCGAGGTGGGCATCAGCGGTAGCCATCGTGAAAGCCTGCGCTGGTTGCGCGAAGACCTGGCTGACCTGGCGGCCATAGACAGCGTCACTTTCGCTTATCTGGCTCGATACGCCGAAGCGGAAGTGAGCGGCCTGCGCGTCGTCGTCCGCAGTGCCTTCAGCCCGACCCTGCCGTACATCACCGCTGCGGGTGTCAGCATTGAACAGGCGGAAGAGATTCGGCGGGTGATGAACCAGACCTTGGGCGAGCTGCCGGAGGTGGCGCAAATCCTTGGTCTACAGGAAGTGCTTCCGGCCCGCGAAGCCGACTATGAGGTGGTGCTCGACTATCAGCGCGAGGCTGTAGCGCTGGGCTATGGGCGGTTACGCTGA
- a CDS encoding ABC transporter substrate-binding protein: MRSIKTLLGSSLLALSLIANQAPAAEKTAPIHFGDITWESGSLITEILRLIVEKGYGYPTDTLPGSTVSLEAALAKNDIQVIGEEWAGRSPAWVKAAAEGKVFGLGDTVKGATEGWWVPEYVIKGDPERGIKPLAPELKSVADLARYKDVFRDPEDPSRGRFLNSPTGWTSEIVNSQKLKAYDLTESFVNFRTGSGAALDAEVASSIRRGKPVLFYYWSPTPLLGRFKLVKLDEPPFDAEAWKTLADANNPNPKGTRSMPASLAIGVSAPFKAQYPDLVAFFEKVDLPIDLLNQTLGQMSEKRQKPREVAEAFLREQPQVWKGWVPGEVATKVSASL; the protein is encoded by the coding sequence ATGAGATCGATCAAAACCCTGCTCGGCAGTTCGCTGCTGGCCCTGAGCCTGATTGCCAACCAGGCACCGGCAGCGGAAAAAACCGCGCCCATTCACTTCGGCGACATCACTTGGGAAAGCGGCAGCCTGATCACCGAGATCCTTCGGCTGATCGTCGAGAAAGGTTACGGATACCCGACGGACACCCTGCCGGGCAGCACCGTCAGCCTCGAAGCGGCGCTGGCGAAAAACGACATTCAAGTGATCGGCGAAGAGTGGGCCGGACGCAGCCCTGCGTGGGTCAAAGCCGCTGCGGAAGGCAAAGTGTTTGGCTTGGGCGACACGGTCAAGGGTGCCACCGAAGGCTGGTGGGTGCCGGAATACGTGATCAAGGGTGACCCGGAGCGCGGCATCAAACCCTTGGCGCCGGAACTGAAATCCGTCGCGGACCTGGCGAGGTACAAAGACGTGTTCCGCGACCCCGAAGACCCGAGCCGTGGTCGCTTCCTCAACAGCCCGACCGGCTGGACCTCGGAGATCGTCAACAGCCAGAAACTCAAGGCCTATGACCTCACCGAAAGCTTCGTCAATTTCCGCACGGGTTCCGGCGCGGCACTGGATGCCGAAGTCGCGTCGTCGATCCGTCGTGGCAAACCGGTGCTGTTCTACTACTGGTCACCAACGCCGTTGCTGGGCCGTTTCAAACTGGTGAAACTCGACGAACCGCCGTTCGACGCCGAAGCCTGGAAAACCCTGGCCGACGCCAACAACCCGAACCCCAAGGGCACCCGCTCGATGCCGGCCAGCCTGGCGATTGGTGTCTCCGCACCGTTCAAGGCGCAGTACCCGGACCTGGTGGCGTTCTTCGAAAAAGTCGACCTGCCGATCGATCTGCTGAACCAGACCTTGGGGCAGATGAGTGAAAAACGGCAGAAGCCGCGGGAAGTCGCCGAAGCGTTTTTGCGTGAGCAGCCGCAGGTGTGGAAGGGCTGGGTGCCGGGTGAGGTGGCCACGAAGGTGAGTGCGAGTTTGTAA
- the fadD1 gene encoding long-chain-fatty-acid--CoA ligase FadD1, with amino-acid sequence MNEDFWKDKYPAGIAADINPDEYPNIQAVLKQSCQRFANKPAFSNLGKTITYGELYELSGAFAAYLQQHTDLQPGDRIAVQLPNVLQYPVAVFGAIRAGLIVVNTNPLYTAREMEHQFNDSGAKALVCLANMAHLAETVVPKTGVKHVIVTEVADLLPPLKRLLINSVIKYVKKMVPAYHLPKAIKFNDVLSKGHGQPVAEASPASGDVAVLQYTGGTTGVAKGAMLTHRNLVANMLQCKALMGSNLNEGCEVLITPLPLYHIYAFTFHCMAMMLIGNHNILISNPRDLPAMVKELSKWKFSGFVGLNTLFVALCNNEGFRKLDFSALKVTLSGGMALQLAAAERWKAVTGCAICEGYGMTETSPVATVNPIQNIQIGTIGIPVPSTLCKVINDAGVEQPMGEIGELCVKGPQVMKGYWQRQDATDEMLDSEGWLKTGDIALIQPDGYMRIVDRKKDMILVSGFNVYPNELEDVLATLPGVLQCAAIGVPDEKSGEAIKIFIVAKPGVTLTKETVMEHMRANVTGYKVPRSVEFRDALPTTNVGKILRRELRDEELKKINAKKATA; translated from the coding sequence ATGAACGAAGACTTTTGGAAGGATAAGTACCCAGCTGGAATTGCTGCCGACATCAATCCAGACGAGTACCCGAATATTCAGGCAGTGTTGAAGCAATCCTGCCAACGCTTCGCCAACAAACCGGCATTCAGCAACCTGGGCAAGACAATCACCTACGGTGAACTGTACGAATTGTCCGGTGCCTTTGCCGCATATCTGCAACAGCATACCGATTTGCAGCCGGGCGATCGAATCGCCGTGCAATTGCCCAACGTGTTGCAGTACCCGGTTGCCGTCTTCGGTGCCATCCGCGCCGGGCTGATCGTGGTCAACACCAACCCGCTGTACACCGCGCGGGAAATGGAACACCAATTCAACGACTCCGGCGCCAAGGCCCTGGTCTGCCTGGCCAACATGGCGCATCTGGCAGAAACCGTGGTGCCGAAGACCGGCGTCAAGCACGTGATCGTCACCGAAGTCGCCGACCTGCTGCCGCCGCTCAAGCGCCTGCTGATCAACAGCGTCATCAAGTACGTGAAGAAGATGGTGCCGGCGTATCACTTGCCAAAAGCCATCAAGTTCAACGACGTGCTGAGCAAGGGCCATGGCCAGCCAGTGGCTGAAGCCAGCCCGGCCAGCGGCGATGTGGCGGTGCTGCAATACACCGGCGGCACCACCGGTGTGGCCAAGGGCGCGATGCTGACCCACCGCAACCTGGTGGCGAACATGTTGCAGTGCAAGGCGCTGATGGGCTCCAACCTCAATGAAGGTTGCGAAGTGCTGATCACGCCTCTGCCGCTGTACCACATCTATGCCTTCACCTTTCACTGCATGGCGATGATGCTGATCGGCAACCACAACATCCTGATCAGCAACCCGCGCGACCTGCCGGCGATGGTCAAGGAACTGTCGAAGTGGAAGTTCAGCGGCTTCGTCGGCCTCAACACCCTGTTCGTGGCCCTGTGCAACAACGAAGGCTTCCGCAAGCTGGATTTCTCGGCGCTGAAAGTCACCCTGTCCGGCGGCATGGCCCTGCAACTGGCCGCCGCCGAACGCTGGAAAGCGGTCACCGGTTGCGCCATCTGCGAAGGTTACGGCATGACCGAAACCAGCCCGGTAGCCACGGTCAACCCGATCCAGAACATCCAGATCGGCACCATCGGTATTCCGGTGCCATCGACTCTGTGCAAAGTCATCAACGATGCCGGTGTCGAGCAGCCGATGGGCGAAATCGGCGAGCTGTGTGTGAAAGGTCCGCAAGTGATGAAGGGCTACTGGCAGCGTCAGGACGCCACCGACGAAATGCTCGACAGCGAAGGCTGGTTGAAGACGGGTGACATCGCGCTGATCCAGCCCGATGGCTACATGCGCATTGTCGATCGCAAGAAAGACATGATCCTGGTGTCCGGTTTCAACGTGTACCCGAACGAGCTCGAAGACGTGCTGGCGACCCTGCCGGGCGTGCTGCAATGCGCGGCCATCGGCGTGCCGGACGAGAAGTCGGGCGAAGCGATCAAGATTTTCATCGTCGCCAAACCGGGTGTGACCCTGACCAAGGAAACGGTGATGGAGCACATGCGCGCCAACGTCACCGGCTACAAAGTCCCGCGCTCCGTGGAGTTCCGCGATGCATTGCCGACCACCAACGTCGGCAAGATCCTGCGTCGTGAACTGCGCGATGAAGAGTTGAAGAAGATCAACGCGAAGAAAGCCACCGCGTAA
- a CDS encoding fatty acid desaturase → MPHYFDSAHREEIETLRQRLTARTEWPTWLLLIGVYSAWFAIVLGSHRLGLWLSTLLLIPVVVLWLSVQHELLHGHPTRWPALNKILGYAPFAVWYPYTLYRDSHLLHHRDEDLTLPGLDPESRYVSAEHWQGSSLFEQGLHWLNKTVLGRFAIGAPLALLSLAAEELQRLKNGERQAWLMWLSHGALTLLMLLFIARYSALPVWHYLLLISVPALSIAMIRSYYEHRPHAAPEQRTVLNEAGWPWRWLFLNLNFHLVHHDLPGLPWYDLPHAYRARREQWLARSGGFLVRGYGQLWRKHGVRAIDSPRHPFH, encoded by the coding sequence ATGCCCCATTACTTCGATAGCGCCCACCGAGAAGAAATCGAAACCCTGCGCCAACGCCTGACCGCCCGCACCGAGTGGCCGACCTGGCTGTTGTTGATCGGCGTGTACAGCGCCTGGTTCGCCATCGTGCTGGGCAGCCATCGATTGGGCCTGTGGTTGAGTACGTTGTTGCTGATCCCGGTTGTGGTGCTCTGGCTGTCGGTGCAGCACGAACTGCTGCACGGCCATCCGACCCGCTGGCCGGCGCTGAACAAAATCCTCGGCTACGCGCCGTTTGCCGTGTGGTATCCCTACACCCTGTATCGCGACAGCCATCTGCTGCATCACCGCGACGAAGACCTGACCCTTCCCGGTCTCGATCCGGAAAGTCGCTATGTGAGTGCCGAGCATTGGCAGGGCAGTTCACTGTTCGAACAGGGCCTGCACTGGCTGAACAAAACCGTACTCGGCCGCTTCGCCATCGGTGCGCCGCTGGCCTTGCTGTCATTGGCCGCGGAAGAATTGCAACGCCTGAAAAACGGCGAACGTCAGGCCTGGTTGATGTGGCTCAGCCATGGCGCGCTCACCCTGCTGATGCTGCTGTTCATCGCGCGCTACAGCGCATTGCCGGTGTGGCATTACCTGTTGCTGATCAGTGTGCCGGCGCTGTCGATCGCGATGATTCGCTCCTACTATGAACATCGCCCGCACGCGGCACCGGAGCAGCGCACCGTGCTCAACGAAGCGGGCTGGCCGTGGCGATGGCTGTTCCTCAACCTCAATTTTCACTTGGTGCATCACGACTTGCCGGGCCTGCCTTGGTACGACTTGCCCCACGCTTATCGCGCACGCCGCGAGCAATGGCTGGCGCGCAGCGGCGGGTTTCTGGTGCGCGGGTATGGCCAGTTGTGGCGTAAGCATGGAGTGAGGGCGATCGACAGCCCGCGGCATCCGTTTCACTGA
- the def gene encoding peptide deformylase has translation MIREILKMGDERLLRIAPPVPAEMFDSPELWQLIDDMFQTMESVGGVGLAAPQIGVDLQLVIFGFEHSERYPDAEAVPQTILINPLITPLSPTLEEGFEGCLSVPGLRGAVERYQHIRYEGFDPKGQPIVRIASGFHARVVQHECDHLIGRLYPSRISDFSKFGFTEVMFPDLDPNADD, from the coding sequence ATGATTCGTGAAATCCTGAAAATGGGCGATGAACGCCTGCTGCGCATCGCCCCGCCAGTGCCGGCCGAAATGTTCGACAGCCCGGAGCTGTGGCAACTGATCGACGACATGTTCCAGACTATGGAAAGCGTCGGCGGTGTCGGCCTGGCCGCGCCGCAGATCGGCGTGGACCTGCAACTGGTGATCTTTGGTTTCGAACACAGCGAACGTTACCCGGACGCCGAAGCGGTGCCGCAGACGATCCTGATCAACCCGTTGATCACACCGCTGAGCCCGACGCTGGAAGAAGGTTTCGAAGGCTGCCTGTCGGTGCCCGGTCTGCGTGGTGCGGTTGAGCGTTATCAACACATTCGCTATGAAGGTTTCGATCCAAAGGGGCAACCGATCGTGCGCATCGCCTCGGGATTCCATGCGCGGGTGGTGCAGCATGAATGCGATCACTTGATCGGCCGGTTATACCCGTCGCGCATCAGCGATTTCAGCAAGTTCGGCTTTACCGAAGTGATGTTCCCGGACCTTGATCCCAACGCCGACGATTGA
- a CDS encoding YihY/virulence factor BrkB family protein, translating to MIFPDMKGLPIHRVMMRTVTEFVDDEMSTYASALAYQMLFSLFPFILFLIALIGFLHLPDFFSWLRLQSELVLPPQALEQVNPVIDQLQQSKGGLLSVGIVIALWTASAGVRLMMSAMNAAYDVVEGRPAWKRFPLSIIYTVGIAGMLLVAAALMVLGPQVMSWIAAQVGLEYFIVTLWTIARWPVIVILLMVAVALIYYVMPDVKQEFRFITPGSVLAVVVWIIASLGFGLYVKEFANYNAMYGSIGAIIVLLLYFYISAAVLLLGAEMNAVIEHMSREGKDPGEKVAGELGPVHEEKHHVSGLGRDHSQPKPTIDET from the coding sequence ATGATTTTTCCGGACATGAAAGGTCTGCCAATCCACCGTGTGATGATGCGCACGGTCACCGAGTTCGTCGACGATGAGATGTCGACCTATGCCTCGGCGCTGGCCTATCAGATGCTGTTTTCGCTGTTTCCCTTCATCCTGTTCCTGATCGCCCTGATCGGCTTCCTGCACCTGCCGGACTTCTTCTCGTGGCTGCGCCTGCAATCGGAACTGGTGCTGCCGCCCCAGGCACTGGAACAGGTGAACCCGGTGATCGACCAACTTCAGCAGTCCAAGGGCGGTTTGCTCTCGGTGGGTATCGTGATTGCCCTGTGGACTGCTTCGGCCGGTGTGCGCTTGATGATGAGCGCGATGAACGCCGCTTACGATGTGGTCGAAGGCCGCCCGGCGTGGAAGCGTTTTCCGCTGTCGATCATCTACACCGTCGGCATCGCCGGCATGCTGTTGGTCGCCGCTGCGCTGATGGTGCTCGGGCCGCAGGTCATGAGCTGGATCGCCGCGCAAGTCGGCCTCGAATATTTCATCGTCACCCTCTGGACCATCGCGCGCTGGCCGGTGATCGTGATCTTGCTGATGGTCGCCGTGGCGTTGATCTACTACGTCATGCCCGACGTCAAACAAGAGTTTCGCTTCATCACCCCTGGCTCGGTGCTGGCCGTGGTGGTATGGATCATCGCGTCGCTGGGCTTCGGTTTGTACGTCAAGGAGTTCGCCAACTACAACGCCATGTATGGCAGTATCGGCGCGATCATCGTGTTGCTGTTGTACTTCTACATTTCCGCCGCCGTGTTGCTGCTCGGCGCGGAGATGAATGCGGTGATCGAGCACATGTCGCGAGAGGGCAAAGACCCGGGCGAAAAAGTTGCCGGCGAGCTGGGTCCCGTCCATGAGGAAAAACACCACGTGTCGGGACTGGGCCGTGATCATTCACAACCCAAACCAACCATTGACGAAACCTGA
- a CDS encoding CsbD family protein, translating to MGSTGDKVKGMANEAAGNVKQGVGKATGNDKMRAEGVVQEKKGEAQQAVGKAKDAVKKGVDKA from the coding sequence ATGGGCAGCACTGGCGATAAAGTAAAAGGCATGGCCAACGAAGCCGCCGGCAACGTCAAGCAAGGCGTCGGCAAGGCCACCGGTAATGACAAAATGCGCGCCGAAGGCGTGGTGCAAGAAAAGAAAGGCGAGGCCCAACAAGCGGTCGGCAAGGCCAAGGATGCCGTCAAAAAAGGTGTCGACAAGGCTTGA
- a CDS encoding sigma-70 family RNA polymerase sigma factor encodes MSGTDLSHRNDVGGLFRAHYPWLCARLREYLGSGCEDIAAEAFVQLLEAPQPVAIRAPRALLTTIARRLIYQHWRRRDLERQHLDQLLQVDQPSTPSPEELVQLTQALQGLDRTLARLPGKVRATFLLSRVDGLTYPQIAAELGISQRSVSVYMTRSEALCARHSANQSLNRPLQNKRSA; translated from the coding sequence ATGTCCGGCACCGACCTTTCCCATCGCAATGATGTGGGCGGATTGTTCCGCGCCCATTACCCCTGGCTTTGTGCGCGATTGCGCGAGTACCTGGGAAGCGGTTGCGAAGATATCGCCGCCGAAGCCTTCGTGCAGTTGCTCGAAGCGCCGCAGCCGGTCGCCATCCGCGCGCCGCGCGCCTTGCTCACCACCATCGCCCGCCGGCTGATTTATCAGCATTGGCGTCGTCGCGATCTGGAGCGTCAGCACCTCGATCAGTTGCTGCAGGTTGATCAACCCTCAACGCCTTCACCCGAAGAACTGGTGCAACTGACCCAGGCACTACAGGGCCTCGACCGCACGCTGGCGCGCCTGCCTGGCAAGGTTCGGGCGACATTTCTGTTGTCGCGGGTCGACGGCCTGACTTACCCGCAAATCGCCGCTGAGCTGGGCATTTCCCAGCGCTCGGTCAGCGTCTACATGACCCGCTCCGAGGCCCTTTGCGCCCGGCACAGCGCCAATCAATCCCTAAACCGCCCCCTGCAAAACAAGAGGTCTGCATGA
- a CDS encoding glutathione S-transferase yields MEHSLKILGKASSINVRKVLWTCEELGLSFEREDWGSGFASTHSPEFLRFNPNAQVPVIIDENGVLWESNTICRYLAGKHQHHHELLPGEPAARARVEQWMDWQATDLNASWSYAFMALVRKDPEYQDAHRIEVGVRGWNQKMAILEHQLATTKAYVAGAKFTLADIVIGLSVNRWLMTPIERPDFPAVDEYFKRLAQHPGFLKHCCNGLP; encoded by the coding sequence ATGGAACACTCACTGAAAATTCTCGGCAAAGCCTCGTCGATCAACGTCCGCAAAGTCCTGTGGACCTGCGAGGAACTGGGTCTGTCCTTCGAGCGCGAGGATTGGGGCAGTGGGTTTGCCTCGACCCATAGCCCAGAGTTCCTCAGGTTCAATCCCAACGCCCAGGTGCCTGTGATCATTGATGAGAACGGTGTGTTGTGGGAGTCCAATACCATCTGTCGTTACCTGGCCGGCAAACACCAACACCACCACGAGCTGCTGCCCGGCGAACCGGCTGCGCGCGCCCGGGTGGAGCAATGGATGGACTGGCAGGCCACCGATCTCAATGCCTCGTGGAGCTACGCGTTCATGGCATTGGTGCGCAAGGATCCGGAGTATCAGGACGCGCATCGCATCGAGGTCGGCGTGCGAGGCTGGAACCAGAAAATGGCCATCCTCGAACATCAACTCGCGACCACCAAGGCCTATGTCGCCGGGGCCAAATTTACCCTGGCTGACATTGTCATCGGCCTGTCGGTCAATCGCTGGTTGATGACACCGATCGAGCGCCCGGACTTCCCTGCCGTCGACGAGTATTTCAAACGCCTGGCGCAGCACCCTGGCTTCCTGAAGCATTGCTGCAATGGCCTACCCTGA